The DNA region CGCTGCCAATCCAGGAAGCATACGGCGGCAGCGTTATGTTCTGCAGACTGCCATTCCGCTTAAGCGATGGAGCGTCGGTGAGCAGCGTGGTGACTGCCTTCCCATGCACACCTGCCGCCGAAGGATCAAGCGAGATCGTCTGCGGCTTGGCTGTAAAGTTGAGTGCCACAATAATGGCCGGGTGACCCTCCACTCCCTCGCGAACGTACGAGAGAACAGATGGGTTGCTCTCATCGATCATTACCTGCTTTCCATCACGAAGCGTCGGGTCGTTTCTGCGCATGGTAATCAACTGTTCGTGCCAGTGAAGCAGCGAAGAGGGCTCGCTCTCTTCCGTCTTCACATTGACGGTTCGATAATCCGGCGCGACAGGCAGCCACGTCGTTGCAGCATCACTGAATCCTGCATTCTTCGAATCATCCCACTGCATCGGCGTACGCTCGCCGTCGCGGCCCTTCTCCTTTGGCCAGCCGGTTATGCCGATAGGATCCTTCACATCTTCCTTGCGCGTCGGCGTGGTCGTGACCATGCCAAGCTCTTCTCCGTAATACATCAGCGCCGTTGCACGAGAAGTGAGCAAGGTCGTTGCAATCAATCGGGCGATGGCCTGGTCGTGAACACCATCTCCGTAGCGGTTCCAACTGCGAACATTGTCGTGGTTGTCGAAAACGAACAGTGGCTGATTACCGTTGATCTGCGTCTCTGCATCGTTGATCCGTTTACGGAACAAAGACGCATCCAGCTTGTTGGTGAAGCCTACCTGCATATCCATCGGCAGTTGCAACTCATTGTGCTTTGCGCCGCCATACCACTTATCCAGTTCCTGCACGTTCGGCAGATAGGTCTCTCCGATCAGCACGCGATTTCCCGGGTACTTGTCGACCAACTCACGAAGTCGCCGCATGACATCATGCACCTCCGGCAGATTGTTGGTGTAGATATCGCTGAGGTTCGGATCGCCCTGAGCGTTAGTTCCACCTGTTGCCGGTTCATCACGAAGCTGGGGGTCTTCAAAAAGT from Edaphobacter paludis includes:
- a CDS encoding alpha-glucosidase gives rise to the protein MTQRHRTAIFANWTPLAVLGILISFSLGSAGSHAWAQAPQTVTATTQRSSGAHQNDGPWWKHALIYEIYPRSFQDSNGDGIGDLNGITQRLDYLHSLDVDAVWLSPIYPSPQVDFGYDISDYENIDPQYGTLADFDKLVAEAKKRNIRIIMDMVMNHTSDQHKWFLESKSSRNNPKRDWYVWRDGKGVGPDGKPLPPNNWVSLFGGSAWEYDPTTKQFYYHEFYKQQPDLNWRNPEVEKAMFDSVRFWLDRGVAGFRLDAIPTLFEDPQLRDEPATGGTNAQGDPNLSDIYTNNLPEVHDVMRRLRELVDKYPGNRVLIGETYLPNVQELDKWYGGAKHNELQLPMDMQVGFTNKLDASLFRKRINDAETQINGNQPLFVFDNHDNVRSWNRYGDGVHDQAIARLIATTLLTSRATALMYYGEELGMVTTTPTRKEDVKDPIGITGWPKEKGRDGERTPMQWDDSKNAGFSDAATTWLPVAPDYRTVNVKTEESEPSSLLHWHEQLITMRRNDPTLRDGKQVMIDESNPSVLSYVREGVEGHPAIIVALNFTAKPQTISLDPSAAGVHGKAVTTLLTDAPSLKRNGSLQNITLPPYASWIGSVK